One segment of Solanum stenotomum isolate F172 chromosome 1, ASM1918654v1, whole genome shotgun sequence DNA contains the following:
- the LOC125863186 gene encoding uncharacterized protein LOC125863186 translates to MDSTINAVASSEMIPTPSVAANPSASVATESLMEVIARLERQIGELNLLVAHFQAASQNLPPDARQKGPMPPSFPTLSELNQGEHFTTFQLAQSASLTHSTQDTPLVYTFAPLKPPTVTHHAPPVYTCITAPPVTKAQEFHRQYVNHYVEIESDAKSIDAEMMNRKMKSLEGAMRGLRGFDSSQSVRYEELCTFPEVELPLGYKIPKFEKFSGSGNPFFHLKIYCEKLIGVGNNEGIRIKLFNQSLTGKALEWYSKQDVTKWRTWDDLANAFVDHYKFHVEITPDRISITKLKPKLTECFREYAIRWREEAARVHPPMEESEMITYFIQAQDSEYYERMVTMGRKTFAEVIKAGEMIEDGLKTGRIASYTSSQFANRAYQTGSFGSGKKKEKEVMMLTTRGATSYNRQPPPGYPGSQYYVCNNQATFRTPRPMQNPRNNAPHPNFEKKPPRVFTPLCETRTQLFERLKEAGILHPVEAKTVNTAAEWYDPNKRCAYHSGVVGHDTEKCITLKHKIQDLIDNEVVKLAQALPNVNTNPLPKHKE, encoded by the coding sequence ATGGATTCCACTATCAACGCGGTTGCTTCATCCGAAATGATCCCCACTCCATCTGTCGCGGCTAATCCTAGTGCCTCGGTAGCAACAGAATCACTCATGGAAGTCATTGCTCGTCTAGAGAGACAAATTGGTGAACTGAATCTCCTAGTAGCTCATTTCCAAGCTGCTTCTCAGAACCTACCACCTGATGCTCGCCAAAAAGGGCCCATGCCACCTTCGTTTCCAACTTTAAGTGAGCTCAATCAAGGAGAACATTTTACCACATTTCAGCTAGCTCAAAGCGCCTCACTCACTCATTCGACTCAGGATACTCCTCTTGTGTACACATTTGCTCCCCTAAAACCTCCAACGGTAACACATCATGCTCCGCCAGTGTACACTTGTATCACTGCTCCACCTGTTACCAAGGCTCAAGAGTTTCACCGCCAATATGTTAATCACTATGTTGAAATTGAAAGTGATGCAAAATCAATTGATGCTGAAATGATGAATAGGAAGATGAAAAGCTTAGAGGGTGCTATGAGAGGTCTTCGCGGGTTCGATAGTAGCCAGAGTGTGAGATATGAAGAGTTGTGCACATTCCCCGAAGTTGAGCTTCCACTCGGTTACAAAATTCCAAAGTTTGAGAAGTTCAGTGGATCGGGAAATCCTTTCTTTCACTTGAAAATTTACTGTGAAAAGTTAATTGGGGTTGGAAACAACGAAGGGATAAGAATCAAGCTTTTCAATCAAAGTCTGACTGGAAAAGCCTTGGAGTGGTACTCAAAGCAAGATGTGACTAAATGGCGTACTTGGGATGATCTAGCAAATGCTTTTGTGGATCACTATAAGTTTCATGTAGAAATCACTCCTGATAGGATCTCTATTACCAAGCTAAAACCAAAGTTGACTGAATGCTTTCGAGAATATGCCATTCGTTGGAGGGAGGAAGCTGCTAGGGTGCACCCACCTATGGAGGAATCAGAAATGATCACCTACTTCATTCAAGCTCAAGACTCAGAATACTATGAGCGTATGGTGACAATGGGTAGAAAGACATTTGCAGAAGTTATCAAAGCTGGAGAAATGATTGAAGACGGTCTTAAGACTGGCCGAATAGCGAGTTACACCTCATCTCAGTTTGCTAACAGGGCTTATCAAACAGGTTCCTTTGGAAGtggaaagaaaaaggagaaagaggttATGATGTTAACAACTCGAGGAGCTACCTCATATAACCGTCAACCACCTCCAGGCTATCCTGGTTCACAATACTATGTTTGCAACAATCAAGCAACATTTCGTACTCCACGACCAATGCAAAATCCCCGAAATAATGCACCTCAtcccaattttgagaaaaaacctCCACGAGTCTTCACTCCATTATGTGAGACACGTACTCAACTTTTTGAGAGGTTGAAAGAGGCAGGAATATTGCATCCAGTGGAAGCCAAGACTGTGAATACTGCAGCTGAGTGGTATGACCCAAATAAGCGGTGTGCTTATCACTCAGGAGTTGTTGGACATGACACGGAGAAATGTATCACcctcaaacacaaaattcaagaTCTGATCGACAACGAGGTGGTAAAACTTGCTCAAGCCCTACCGAATGTGAACACCAATCCACTGCCTAAGCACAAGGAGTAG